The following are encoded together in the Adhaeribacter arboris genome:
- a CDS encoding VCBS repeat-containing protein produces MITLLPIKSKYYFIFFGITVLFSACQKKNPSTEENTSVKSSAPTLFTLLPPEKTGVTFANTLTEGLNTNVLMYEYFYNGGGVAVGDINNDGLEDLYFTANMAPNRLYLNKGNMQFTDVTDAAGVIGRPGPWKTGVTMADVNGDNLLDIFVCYSGNVRPEKRIPQLFINQGADTSGMVRFSDQAAQYGFTQPSYSTNASFFDYDRDGDLDVFLLNHCPTQLPALDEALTAEMQSKEDPQSGVRLFRNDNNFFKDVTQKAGLHSSVLTYGLGVGISDLNTDGWPDIYISNDYAIPDYLYLNNHNGTFTNKLPNSMGHTSQFSMGNEVADMNNDALPDVFTLDMLPEDNQRQKLLFAPDNYEKFNLNLRSGFYYQYMRNMLQLNNGDGTFSEVGQLAGISNTDWSWAPLLADYNNDGWKDLYVTNGYVRDFTNMDFMKYMSDFMKQREGRLMRDDVLKLVYQMPASNVSNYAFQNMGNAQFRDQSAAWGLKQISNSNGAAYADLDKDGDLDLIVNNINQPASIYQNEANAQLKNEYLQVKLQGTGKNTQGLGARVTLYANKQKQYLEQVPTRGFQSSVSPVLHFGLGTTAVVDSLLVHWPNGKQQVLRQVKANQLLTLKEQEAGKPATTVKKSTPVFSEVRPPVPFAHQKQNINDFKRQPLLISPISFAGPCLVKGDVNGDGLEDVYAGGSAGQAGGLYLQQKGGKFILKANAAFAADKNSENVDALFLDANHDSKLDLYVCSGGYGNFMPEDPLLQDRLYLGDGKGNFAKSAAALPRMLTSTSCVRAADINHDGYLDLFVGGRVIPGRYPEAPRSYVLINNGQGKFTDQTAALAPALQKIGMVTDAVWQDLNNDKTPELIVVGEWMPVAVFSNTNGKLQDATKTYFSKEYRGWWNKIYVNDFNHDNKPDLVLGNAGLNSQCKVSEKQPADLFYKDFDDNGSVDPILCFYMQGKSYPYVSRDELLEQMSIMRTRFPDYKSYANATLKDIFKPEELQGVQQLSATYLSTAYFQLDASGKFVEKALPIQTQFSPVYAITALDYNQDGNLDLLMGGNSNQARLRFGKADANYGTLLQGNSKGEFTYVPQLQSGLQVKGDVRSIINVNQIVLFGRNQQPIVAYKAQAPGKK; encoded by the coding sequence ATTATCACCTTGTTACCAATTAAATCCAAGTATTATTTCATATTTTTTGGGATAACTGTTCTCTTTTCCGCCTGTCAGAAAAAAAATCCCAGCACCGAAGAAAATACCTCTGTTAAATCTTCTGCTCCCACTCTTTTTACCTTGCTTCCTCCCGAAAAAACGGGTGTAACTTTCGCCAATACCTTAACCGAAGGCTTAAATACGAACGTGCTCATGTACGAGTATTTCTATAATGGCGGCGGTGTAGCGGTAGGCGATATAAATAATGATGGCTTAGAAGATTTGTACTTTACGGCTAATATGGCCCCGAACCGCCTGTATCTGAACAAAGGCAATATGCAATTTACCGATGTTACTGATGCAGCAGGGGTAATTGGTCGGCCTGGCCCTTGGAAAACTGGGGTAACCATGGCCGATGTAAACGGCGATAATTTACTGGATATTTTTGTTTGTTACTCCGGCAATGTTCGGCCTGAAAAACGTATTCCCCAGCTATTTATTAACCAAGGAGCGGATACAAGCGGCATGGTCCGTTTTAGTGATCAGGCGGCGCAATATGGCTTTACTCAACCTAGCTACAGCACCAATGCTTCTTTTTTTGACTACGACCGCGACGGCGACTTAGATGTGTTTCTGCTGAATCATTGCCCGACGCAGTTACCCGCTTTAGACGAAGCTTTAACGGCCGAAATGCAAAGTAAAGAAGACCCGCAAAGTGGCGTTCGCTTATTCCGGAATGATAATAACTTTTTTAAAGATGTTACGCAGAAAGCGGGTTTGCACAGTTCCGTTTTAACCTACGGATTAGGAGTAGGAATTTCCGATTTAAACACCGATGGTTGGCCCGATATTTACATCTCCAACGATTACGCTATTCCGGATTACCTGTATCTAAATAATCACAACGGTACTTTTACGAATAAACTGCCCAACAGCATGGGGCATACTTCGCAGTTTTCGATGGGTAACGAAGTCGCCGATATGAATAACGATGCGCTGCCCGATGTTTTTACCCTGGATATGCTGCCCGAAGATAATCAGCGGCAAAAGCTCTTGTTCGCGCCGGATAATTATGAAAAATTTAACCTGAATCTACGCTCCGGTTTTTACTACCAATACATGCGTAACATGCTGCAACTCAACAACGGCGATGGTACCTTTAGCGAAGTAGGACAGTTGGCCGGAATCTCGAATACCGATTGGAGTTGGGCCCCTTTACTCGCCGATTACAACAACGATGGCTGGAAAGATTTATACGTGACCAACGGCTACGTTCGCGACTTTACCAATATGGATTTCATGAAATACATGAGCGATTTCATGAAACAACGGGAAGGAAGGCTCATGCGCGACGATGTTTTAAAATTAGTGTACCAGATGCCGGCTTCTAACGTTTCCAATTACGCTTTTCAGAACATGGGGAATGCCCAATTCCGAGACCAAAGCGCTGCCTGGGGCTTAAAGCAAATATCGAACAGCAACGGAGCCGCCTACGCCGATTTAGATAAAGACGGAGACCTGGATTTAATCGTTAATAATATAAATCAACCGGCCTCTATTTACCAGAATGAAGCTAACGCACAATTAAAAAATGAATACTTACAGGTAAAGCTGCAAGGGACCGGCAAAAATACGCAAGGCTTGGGTGCCCGCGTTACTCTTTACGCGAATAAGCAGAAACAATACCTGGAGCAAGTCCCTACTAGAGGCTTTCAATCGAGCGTTTCGCCGGTTTTGCATTTTGGTTTAGGTACTACTGCCGTGGTGGATTCGTTGCTCGTACACTGGCCCAATGGTAAGCAGCAAGTATTGCGGCAGGTCAAGGCTAATCAGCTACTTACTTTAAAAGAGCAAGAGGCTGGTAAGCCAGCAACCACGGTTAAGAAATCAACACCGGTTTTTTCGGAAGTAAGACCACCGGTACCTTTTGCGCACCAAAAACAAAACATTAACGACTTTAAACGGCAGCCTTTATTAATAAGCCCTATATCTTTCGCCGGACCTTGCCTGGTTAAAGGCGATGTAAATGGCGATGGCCTGGAAGATGTATATGCCGGCGGCAGTGCGGGGCAAGCGGGGGGGTTGTACCTGCAACAAAAAGGGGGTAAATTTATTTTGAAAGCAAACGCTGCTTTTGCCGCCGATAAAAACAGCGAGAACGTGGATGCTTTGTTTTTGGATGCCAACCACGATTCTAAATTAGATTTATACGTGTGCAGCGGTGGTTATGGCAATTTTATGCCCGAAGATCCTCTACTGCAGGACCGGCTTTATCTAGGCGATGGAAAGGGTAATTTTGCAAAAAGTGCCGCTGCTTTGCCGCGAATGCTAACGAGCACGAGTTGCGTACGAGCCGCTGATATAAACCACGATGGTTATTTAGATTTATTTGTCGGGGGCCGGGTTATTCCGGGCCGTTATCCCGAAGCTCCCCGCAGTTATGTATTAATAAACAATGGTCAGGGCAAGTTCACGGATCAAACGGCAGCTCTAGCGCCGGCGCTTCAAAAAATTGGCATGGTAACCGATGCGGTCTGGCAGGATTTAAACAACGATAAGACTCCGGAACTGATTGTAGTAGGCGAGTGGATGCCGGTGGCCGTTTTTAGTAATACCAACGGCAAATTACAGGACGCTACCAAAACTTATTTTAGCAAAGAGTATCGGGGCTGGTGGAATAAAATTTACGTGAATGATTTCAACCACGATAACAAACCAGATTTGGTACTGGGTAATGCCGGACTAAATTCGCAGTGCAAAGTTTCGGAGAAGCAGCCCGCCGATTTATTCTATAAAGACTTTGATGATAATGGCTCCGTCGATCCTATTCTTTGTTTTTACATGCAAGGCAAAAGCTACCCATACGTCAGCCGCGATGAATTACTGGAGCAAATGAGCATTATGCGTACCCGTTTCCCGGATTATAAAAGCTATGCGAACGCCACATTAAAAGATATTTTTAAACCCGAGGAATTACAAGGAGTTCAACAATTATCGGCTACTTACCTGTCAACGGCTTATTTTCAACTGGATGCTAGCGGAAAATTCGTGGAGAAAGCTTTACCCATTCAAACGCAATTTTCGCCGGTTTATGCTATTACCGCTCTGGATTATAACCAGGATGGAAATTTGGATTTACTTATGGGGGGTAACAGCAATCAGGCTCGTTTGCGTTTTGGCAAAGCCGATGCTAATTACGGTACGCTGCTGCAAGGAAACAGTAAAGGAGAATTTACTTACGTACCCCAGCTTCAATCGGGCCTGCAAGTAAAAGGCGACGTAAGAAGCATTATTAATGTGAATCAAATAGTTTTATTTGGCCGGAATCAGCAACCTATTGTGGCTTATAAAGCCCAAGCGCCAGGTAAAAAGTAG
- the kbl gene encoding glycine C-acetyltransferase, which produces MYETLKPDLEQQLAEIEEAGLYKKERIITTPQGAEIETSEGKEVLNFCANNYLGLSSHPMVIEAAKRAIETHGYGLSSVRFICGTQDIHKELERKIAEFLGTEDTILYAAAFDANGGVFEPLFGEDSAIISDALNHASIIDGVRLCKAQRFRYNHNDMADLEVKLQEAQSARHRIIVTDGSFSMDGTIAQLDKICDLADQYKALVMIDECHSSGFIGKTGRGTHEYRHVMGRIDIITGTLGKALGGAMGGFTSGRKEIIQLLRQRSRPYLFSNSLTPAIVGASIAVLDMLSETTELRDKLEWNTKYFREKMTAAGFDIRPGEHPIVPIMLYEAKLAQEFAARLLDKGIYVIGFYYPVVPQGKARIRVQLSASHTQEHLDRAIQAFTEVGKELEVLK; this is translated from the coding sequence ATGTACGAAACGCTAAAGCCTGATCTGGAACAGCAACTCGCCGAAATAGAAGAGGCCGGTTTATATAAGAAAGAACGCATTATTACAACACCCCAAGGAGCCGAAATCGAAACTTCGGAAGGCAAGGAGGTTTTGAATTTTTGCGCGAATAATTACCTGGGCTTATCGTCGCACCCAATGGTAATTGAAGCCGCTAAACGGGCCATTGAAACCCATGGTTACGGTTTATCATCGGTACGGTTTATTTGCGGCACCCAGGATATTCACAAAGAACTGGAACGTAAAATAGCTGAATTTTTAGGCACCGAAGATACTATTCTGTACGCGGCGGCTTTTGATGCGAACGGGGGTGTTTTTGAGCCTCTCTTCGGCGAAGATTCTGCTATAATCTCAGATGCTTTAAACCACGCTTCTATTATCGACGGCGTACGTTTGTGCAAGGCGCAACGTTTCCGGTATAACCACAACGATATGGCTGATCTGGAAGTAAAATTACAAGAAGCCCAAAGTGCCCGGCACCGCATTATTGTAACCGATGGTTCCTTTTCCATGGATGGTACCATTGCGCAGCTCGACAAAATTTGCGACCTCGCCGATCAATATAAAGCTTTGGTAATGATAGATGAGTGCCATTCTTCGGGTTTTATTGGCAAGACTGGACGGGGTACGCACGAATACCGTCATGTAATGGGCCGGATTGATATTATCACGGGTACTTTAGGTAAGGCTTTAGGTGGAGCGATGGGTGGTTTTACCTCGGGCCGAAAAGAAATTATTCAGCTGCTGCGGCAGCGTTCGCGCCCGTATTTATTTTCTAACTCACTAACGCCGGCGATAGTCGGCGCTTCCATTGCGGTACTCGACATGCTTTCCGAAACAACGGAACTGCGCGATAAACTGGAATGGAATACGAAGTATTTCCGCGAGAAAATGACCGCTGCCGGTTTCGATATTCGCCCCGGCGAACACCCGATTGTACCTATTATGCTTTACGAAGCAAAACTGGCGCAGGAATTTGCGGCTCGTTTACTGGATAAAGGTATTTACGTGATTGGATTTTACTACCCGGTAGTACCGCAAGGGAAAGCCCGCATTCGCGTGCAGTTATCGGCCTCGCACACCCAGGAACACCTGGATAGAGCCATTCAGGCCTTTACAGAAGTGGGTAAGGAGTTAGAAGTTCTAAAATAA
- a CDS encoding M1 family metallopeptidase: protein MKKYILTLILLLLFACSSYAQKTTIIQAEDLPRQQYPVSGTAVELFQNEKAFAAFLTQVEPNVKNTLERYEFADKAVEIQLLLTLRDIYSLQGKYQPAEQFLQQAREAETNLATKLTAGLLQEAMLRALTDTKGKMDENFRKAYAKYLKELVNNLPWTIVQENIKQIKSSAENRSKEKILSWIQTSIEPAVIKNHSLGNAQANQLIWFKNLEKFYLFTDKETVKILTKYIDAHENIASNYNYNAAFNPLFYNKNGNEYRSASGNPGPKYWQNKADYEIAVKLDEAKNEIAGSVVLTYTNNSPEELPFIWLQLEQNSFKQDARATAILPLTGSRYGSHGQVFDAGYKIKAVSLVSLNNKKEKSVTSLTYTTQDTRMQVFLPAAVKPQGGQLKLQIDYSFIAPSYGSDRLGVLETKNGKIFTMAQWYPRVAVFDDISGWNVNPYLGPSEFYLEYGDVDMKITVPANHLVVGSGELINPQQVYTADQQKRWTNAAQSEQTIAIRSAAELKSAASRPTGKSELTWHFKITNTRDAAWASSAAFIVDAARINLPSGKKSLAVSAYPEESAGNDKWGRSTEYTKASIENYSKQWYEYPYPAATNVASIVSGMEYPGIVFCGWQEQKGSLFGVTDHEFGHTWFPMIVGSNERLYAWMDEGFNTFINFLATENFNQGEYKQPKLDLHKIAPNLTAPNLEPVFSSPDNMKEASIGNLAYYKPGLGLSILRNQILGVERFDRAFRTYINRWAFKHPTPDDFFRTMENVAGENLNWFWRSWFLNNWRLDVAVTEVVYVNSQPEKGAYITITNLEKMPMPVILEIKTASGKTDRLPLPVEIWERNVSWTFRYPSTEKIESVTYDPDHVFPDHNESNNVWESSNGVLPKMSLNQK, encoded by the coding sequence TTGAAAAAATATATATTAACCCTAATACTCCTGCTGCTATTTGCATGTAGCAGTTATGCCCAAAAAACTACCATTATCCAAGCCGAAGATCTTCCACGCCAGCAATACCCAGTGTCCGGAACCGCGGTGGAATTGTTTCAAAACGAAAAAGCATTTGCAGCTTTTCTGACGCAGGTGGAACCCAACGTAAAGAATACTTTAGAAAGATACGAGTTTGCCGACAAAGCTGTAGAAATACAATTGCTGTTGACACTGCGGGATATTTACTCTTTACAAGGCAAGTATCAGCCGGCTGAACAATTCCTCCAACAGGCCAGAGAAGCGGAAACAAACCTTGCAACAAAACTTACCGCTGGCTTATTACAGGAAGCTATGCTTCGGGCGCTTACGGATACGAAAGGCAAAATGGATGAGAACTTCAGAAAAGCTTATGCTAAGTATTTAAAAGAGTTAGTAAATAATTTACCCTGGACGATTGTACAGGAAAATATAAAGCAAATAAAGTCCAGCGCAGAAAACAGAAGCAAAGAAAAGATTCTTAGTTGGATTCAAACGAGTATAGAACCTGCGGTAATAAAGAATCACTCGCTTGGAAATGCACAAGCAAATCAGCTAATCTGGTTTAAAAACCTGGAGAAATTCTATTTATTTACCGATAAGGAAACGGTTAAGATTTTAACCAAATACATAGATGCGCACGAAAATATAGCTTCCAATTATAATTATAATGCCGCTTTTAACCCTTTGTTCTATAATAAAAACGGCAACGAATACCGGAGTGCCAGCGGTAATCCGGGACCAAAGTACTGGCAAAACAAAGCCGATTACGAAATAGCAGTAAAATTAGACGAAGCTAAAAATGAAATTGCCGGCTCGGTAGTTTTAACCTACACCAATAATAGCCCGGAAGAATTGCCCTTTATCTGGCTGCAATTAGAACAGAACTCCTTTAAACAAGACGCGCGCGCTACGGCTATTTTGCCGTTAACCGGGAGCCGCTACGGCAGCCACGGACAAGTATTTGATGCGGGCTACAAAATAAAAGCAGTTTCCCTGGTTTCGCTGAATAACAAAAAAGAGAAATCAGTTACTTCCCTTACGTACACCACGCAAGATACCCGCATGCAGGTTTTCTTGCCAGCCGCAGTTAAGCCGCAAGGTGGCCAATTAAAGCTTCAAATTGACTATTCTTTTATTGCACCCTCTTACGGCTCCGACCGGCTGGGGGTATTAGAAACCAAGAATGGTAAAATTTTTACTATGGCGCAATGGTATCCCCGGGTAGCCGTTTTCGATGATATCTCGGGTTGGAATGTAAATCCCTATTTAGGACCATCGGAGTTTTACTTAGAATACGGCGACGTGGATATGAAAATTACCGTTCCGGCGAATCATTTGGTGGTAGGTTCCGGCGAGTTAATCAATCCGCAGCAAGTATATACTGCTGATCAGCAGAAAAGATGGACCAACGCCGCGCAAAGTGAGCAAACAATAGCCATCCGGTCGGCAGCGGAGCTAAAAAGTGCAGCTTCCCGGCCCACCGGAAAATCGGAGCTAACCTGGCATTTTAAAATTACCAACACCCGCGATGCTGCCTGGGCTTCGTCGGCGGCGTTTATCGTGGATGCCGCCAGAATTAATCTTCCCAGCGGTAAAAAATCACTGGCGGTATCTGCTTATCCCGAAGAAAGTGCGGGTAATGATAAATGGGGAAGATCTACCGAATACACCAAAGCTTCCATCGAAAATTATTCTAAGCAATGGTACGAATACCCTTACCCCGCGGCCACCAACGTGGCGAGTATTGTAAGCGGCATGGAATATCCGGGCATTGTTTTTTGCGGCTGGCAAGAACAGAAGGGAAGTTTATTCGGCGTTACCGACCATGAATTTGGCCATACCTGGTTTCCGATGATTGTGGGTTCTAACGAACGTTTATACGCCTGGATGGACGAAGGATTTAATACTTTCATTAACTTTTTGGCTACGGAAAATTTTAACCAAGGGGAATACAAACAGCCTAAGTTAGACCTGCATAAAATAGCGCCTAATTTAACGGCACCTAATTTAGAGCCGGTTTTTAGCAGCCCCGATAACATGAAAGAGGCCAGCATCGGGAATTTGGCTTATTACAAACCGGGTCTGGGCTTATCCATATTGCGAAACCAGATACTAGGAGTGGAGCGGTTTGACCGCGCGTTTCGCACCTATATTAACCGTTGGGCTTTTAAACACCCCACCCCCGACGATTTTTTTAGAACCATGGAAAATGTGGCCGGCGAAAACTTAAATTGGTTTTGGCGCAGCTGGTTTCTGAATAACTGGCGATTGGATGTGGCGGTTACCGAAGTAGTATATGTAAACAGCCAGCCCGAAAAAGGCGCTTACATTACCATTACTAATCTGGAAAAAATGCCGATGCCGGTAATTTTGGAAATAAAAACGGCCAGTGGTAAAACTGACCGGCTGCCATTACCGGTTGAAATCTGGGAAAGAAATGTAAGCTGGACTTTTAGATACCCGTCCACCGAAAAAATCGAATCGGTAACGTATGATCCCGATCATGTTTTCCCGGATCACAATGAAAGCAATAATGTTTGGGAAAGTAGCAACGGTGTTTTACCTAAAATGAGTTTAAATCAAAAGTAA
- a CDS encoding NAD-dependent epimerase/dehydratase family protein yields the protein MISLKDKILVIGACGQLGAELTLELRKIYGDAQVVAADIAVPKQRELAESGPFEILDVLDRHHLADLAYKHEFTQIYHLAAVLSATGEKRPKFTWKINMKGLENILDLTLEKGIAKVYWPSSIAVFGPNTPRQHTPQHTIMDPNTVYGISKLAGERFCEYYATRYHLDIRSLRYPGLISYKALPGGGTTDYAVDIYYKAVEEVPFECYLAEDTYLPMMYMPDALKATLELMHAPTENIKIRSSYNLTAMSFSPAEIAASIQKHIPDFKITYKPDYRQQIAASWPETIDDSVAQQDWNWQPDYDLPRMTQDMIENLRKQKAGL from the coding sequence ATGATTTCTCTTAAAGATAAAATACTGGTTATTGGCGCTTGTGGCCAGTTAGGCGCCGAACTTACGCTGGAACTACGAAAAATATACGGCGATGCGCAGGTAGTTGCGGCGGACATTGCCGTTCCGAAACAACGTGAATTAGCCGAATCGGGGCCGTTTGAAATTCTGGATGTGCTCGACCGGCATCATTTAGCTGATCTGGCGTATAAACATGAATTTACGCAAATTTATCATTTGGCCGCCGTATTATCGGCTACCGGCGAAAAACGCCCGAAGTTTACCTGGAAAATCAACATGAAAGGTTTGGAAAATATTCTGGACCTGACCTTAGAAAAAGGAATTGCCAAAGTTTACTGGCCTAGTTCCATTGCGGTTTTCGGCCCCAATACGCCGCGTCAGCACACGCCGCAACACACCATTATGGACCCCAATACCGTGTACGGCATTAGCAAATTAGCCGGCGAACGCTTCTGCGAATACTACGCTACGCGCTACCATTTAGACATCCGCAGTTTGCGCTATCCGGGATTAATCAGCTACAAAGCCTTACCGGGAGGAGGTACCACCGATTACGCCGTGGATATTTACTACAAAGCCGTGGAAGAAGTTCCGTTTGAATGTTACCTGGCCGAGGACACGTATTTACCCATGATGTATATGCCTGACGCCTTAAAAGCTACGCTGGAATTAATGCACGCGCCCACGGAAAATATTAAAATCCGGTCGTCGTATAATTTAACGGCGATGAGCTTTTCGCCCGCCGAAATCGCCGCTTCCATTCAAAAGCACATTCCGGATTTTAAAATTACTTATAAACCGGATTACCGGCAGCAGATTGCCGCCTCGTGGCCTGAAACGATTGATGATTCGGTTGCTCAGCAAGATTGGAACTGGCAACCCGATTACGATTTACCCCGCATGACCCAGGATATGATCGAGAACCTCCGGAAACAAAAAGCGGGCCTTTAA